In the Oncorhynchus keta strain PuntledgeMale-10-30-2019 chromosome 14, Oket_V2, whole genome shotgun sequence genome, one interval contains:
- the LOC118393897 gene encoding cleavage and polyadenylation specificity factor subunit 5-like: MSSVPAPNRSSAGWPRGVSQFGGNKYMSAPAKPLSLERTINLYPLTNYTFGTKEPLYEKDSSVAARFQRMRDEFDKLGMRRAVEGVLIVHEHRLPHVLLLQLGTTFFKLPGGELSPGEDEVDGLKRLMTEILGRQDGVKQDWVIDDAIGNWWRPNFEPPQYPYIPAHITKPKEHKKLFLVQLQEKALFAVPKNYKLVAAPLFELYDNAPGYGPIISSLPQLLSRFNFIYN, from the exons ATGTCGAGTGTGCCTGCTCCCAATCGTTCATCTGCCGGCTGGCCGCGCGGGGTCAGTCAGTTCGGCGGGAACAAATACATGAGCGCGCCTGCAAAACCACTCAGCCTGGAGAGAACCATTAATTT ATACCCTCTCACCAACTACACATTTGGGACCAAGGAGCCTCTGTATGAGAAGGACAGTTCAGTGGCAGCACGGTTCCAGAGGATGCGGGACGAGTTTGACAAGCTGGGCATGCGGAGGGCGGTGGAGGGAGTGCTTATTGTCCATGAGCACAGGTTGCCCCATGTACTGCTGTTGCAGCTGGGAACCACCTTCTTCAAACT GCCAGGTGGAGAGCTGAGCCCAGGGGAGGATGAGGTGGATGGGCTGAAACGCCTGATGACAGAG ATCCTGGGCCGGCAGGACGGGGTGAAGCAGGATTGGGTGATCGATGACGCCATCGGAAACTGGTGGCGCCCCAACTTTGAACCCCCACAG TATCCCTACATTCCAGCCCACATCACTAAACCCAAGGAGCATAAAAAGCTCTTCCTGGTTCAACTGCAGGAAAAAG CTCTGTTTGCAGTCCCAAAGAACTACAAACTGGTGGCAGCCCCTCTGTTTGAGCTTTATGACAACGCCCCCGGCTATGGGCCAATCATATCCAGCCTACCGCAACTACTAAGCAG GTTCAACTTTATCTACAACTAA
- the LOC118393896 gene encoding uncharacterized protein LOC118393896, translating into MDGEVVSGVTGGAVASPWDMFAPAAEMLRTSSASDESITSEPLPLQKSPSLLDPTPQPVTLATFPLATNTQVPTLTHGATQRSGEHSLPTYQKPGPSHSLLPSSGGSSTVSLSTKHQRSGMKLHHSGLTTTLQLPVTEQQDQVEEDVVKRCRKVKKKSSVQSPKDNDITWEEENMQKNCSLPSWMFEIQEVSRIGEGSSCKQKAGAAIAPRRSSNVHSDGTSFSYSYQLCGRISKDLSHLKIPDGMVHWAVRYLVPSMQTEVVKDTQLRPQTHPS; encoded by the exons ATGGATGGTGAGGTGGTGTCAGGAGTGACCGGAGGAGCAGTGGCGAGCCCATGGGACATGTTTGCTCCAGCAGCTGAGATGCTCAGGACCTCCTCTGCATCTGACG AATCCATCACCTCggagcccctccccctccagaaGAGCCCGTCTCTGCTCGACCCCACTCCACAACCAGTCACCCTTGCAACGTTTCCCCTGGCAACCAACACCCAGGTGCCAACCCTGACCCATGGGGCTACCCAAAGGTCAGGCGAGCACTCCCTTCCTACTTATCAAAAACCAGGCCCCTCCCACAGCCTACTCCCCTCCAGTGGCGGCTCCTCCACTGTGAGTCTATCTACAAAGCACCAACGCTCTGGCATGAAGCTCCACCACAGTGGCTTAACCACAACACTTCAACTTCCAGTCACGGAGCAGCAGGATCAGGTGGAGGAGGATGTTGTGAAGAGGTGTAGGAAGGTTAAGAAGAAGAGTTCTGTGCAGTCCCCCAAGGATAATGATATCACCTGGGAGGAGGAAAATATGCAGAAGAACTGCAGCCTGCCCTCCTGGATGTTTGAAATTCAGGAGGTTTCCAGGATTGGGGAGGGAAGCAGCTGCAAACAGAAGGCAGGTGCAGCAATAGCCCCCCGGAGGTCCTCCAAT GTTCACAGTGATGGCACTTCGTTCTCATATTCTTATCAGCTGTGTGGCCGCATTTCGAAGGATCTAAGCCATTTAAA GATTCCCGATGGCATGGTGCACTGGGCTGTACGGTACCTGGTCCCTTCCATGCAGACGGAGGTTGTCAAGGACACACAGCTGCGACCGCAGACTCACCCCAGTTGA
- the LOC118393891 gene encoding mucin-2-like yields MELPLGGPALRHYTRNRPRPHRQNQHLRPSRPQESVVDNENGVPNHMGRVDEGVEEFFTKRVLPVDTMKTQKESEEPPITEQEVEVAPASAVPCPAPSRTLRRKLGEFFTLKKRRAVKSEGSQEGKAKKTSIADLIRPLREATRAEKDQVKENEKVKEKKSVDDSFVTGDPVEAETHPDGPTPLRGEALPRRALREGKSQSLILLSGSAANTGNTKNTAQGKFQKHSSDSHHGFEQRLQLMLQRIGVSKAQPGETQSQEGEMKKAESEGTIIDNKPEPPPTFMKPRTMSTSSDTRRAVRQSVSAHESAGKPALPPKPIIKRCPTPPPTIYSHLTPENDLSQIQEGEACSPTDPTPSITDTPTSSKPIPTDTTIPITVPDPTNSSIPTDTIIPSPAPDPTNSSIPTDTIIPPAVPDPTNSSILTDTIIPPAVPDPTNSSILTDTIIPSPVPDPTNSSILTDTIIPPAVPDPTNSSILTDTIIPPAVPDPTNSSILTDTIIPPAVPDPTNSSIPTDTIIPPAVPDPTNSFILTDTIIPPAVPDPTNSSILTDTIIPSPAPDPTNSSILTDTIIPPAVPDPTNSSILTDTIIPSPVPDPTNSYILTDTIIPSPVPDHTNSSIPVSTTATSSNSTPNDIIPSTMSAPTPINTTVPTPNTTTFIPSTNPATTTTNTSITTTSGPMNITTSTPPTDMNFDSIPTITPTPTPPASTDSTTPTTSASSISNLVTITITGITAPTPVNTNTDTHTSTTPITNASSPTLTDTTASTSTDSKTPTLNSPISIIASAGNNTSTPTPTTSLCPSPTNSLCPTTSLCPTLTTLITNSVTPPPSPAATIITSTLNSMNGASSPTHISINSTDSNTTQTGTHNTSATNSVNFTSTSSPTNSTSPIPTCSTSSTSTNCAAYTATIPSSLIPIISNNHSPTVTSIPTATHSTNSTNVSSPIFSSTHTTTNTTSTIPTNSTSLTTSPTPINSSPVTTISTGCSNITTATNYSVLISSPNPINSTTNTPTNPSNPTNTTKPTNYTTHTTISIPTNYVTHSPTNSSLHSPTNSSSPTPTISASPTPTNTIQPLPEERISLNPAMGLLSMTKATNDLNAERVERNKETEEKRSKEDVRRATEKDK; encoded by the exons ATGGAGCTTCCATTGGGTGGGCCGGCACTGAGGCACTACACCCGCAACAGACCTAGACCACACCGACAAAACCAACACCTCCGCCCCAGCAGACCACAG GAATCGGTGGTTGACAATGAAAATGGAGTCCCTAATCACATGGGGCGAGTTGATGAGGGAGTTGAAGAGTTCTTTACTAAGAGAGTCCTTCCTGTCGACACCAT GAAAACACAGAAAGAGTCTGAGGAACCTCCCATTACTGAACAGGAAGTGGAAGTAGCGCCTGCTAGCGCCGTCCCTTGCCCCGCCCCTTCCAGAACCCTACGGAGGAAGCTGGGCGAGTTCTTCACCCTTAAAAAGCGGAGGGCTGTGAAATCAGAGGGAAGCCAAGAGGGGAAGGCCAAGAAGACCTCCATCGCCGACCTAATTCGGCCTCTTAGGGAGGCCACCAGAGCTGAAAAAGATCAAGTGAAGGAGAATGAAAAAGTGAAAGAGAAGAAGAGTGTGGATGACAGCTTTGTGACAGGAGATCCAGTGGAAGCAGAAACCCATCCTGATGGTCCCACTCCACTGAGGGGTGAGGCTCTACCCCGTCGTGCGCTAAGAGAGGGGAAGTCACAGTCTCTCATTCTGCTCTCTGGATCCGCAGCCAACACTGGGAACACCAAGAACACTGCACAAGGGAAG TTTCAGAAACACTCGTCTGACAGCCATCATGGCTTTGAGCAGCGCCTCCAGCTCATGCTACAACGTATTGGTGTGTCCAAAGCTCAGCCAGGAGAGACACAG agtcaggagggagagatgaaaaaAGCTGAATCAGAGG GCACTATCATCGATAATAAACCTGAGCCCCCACCCACATTTATGAAGCCCCGGACCATGTCCACCTcatcag ATACGAGACGAGCGGTCCGACAGAGTGTGTCCGCACATGAGTCAGCTGGGAAACCTGCTCTGCCTCCTAAGCCAATAATTAAGCGATGCCCAACCCCACCTCCCACTATCTACAGTCATCTCACCCCTGAGAATGACCTATCCCAAATACAGGAAGGAGAAGCATGTTCCCCCACAGACCCCACCCCTAGTATCACTGATACCCCTACCAGTTCTAAACCTATCCCCACTGACACCACTATTCCCATCACTGTCCCAGATCCCACTAACTCTTCTATTCCCACAGACACCATCATTCCCTCCCCTGCCCCAGATCCCACTAACTCTTCTATTCCCACTGACACCATCATTCCCCCCGCTGTCCCAGATCCCACTAACTCTTCTATTCTCACTGACACCATCATTCCCCCCGCTGTCCCAGATCCCACTAACTCTTCTATTCTCACTGACACCATCATTCCCTCCCCTGTCCCAGATCCCACAAACTCTTCTATTCTCACTGACACCATCATTCCCCCCGCTGTCCCAGATCCCACAAACTCTTCTATTCTCACTGACACCATCATTCCCCCCGCTGTCCCAGATCCCACTAACTCTTCTATTCTCACTGACACCATCATTCCCCCCGCTGTCCCAGATCCCACTAACTCTTCTATTCCCACTGACACCATCATTCCCCCCGCTGTCCCAGATCCCACTAACTCTTTTATTCTCACTGACACCATCATTCCCCCCGCTGTCCCAGATCCCACTAACTCTTCTATTCTCACTGACACCATCATTCCCTCCCCTGCCCCAGATCCCACTAACTCTTCTATTCTCACTGACACCATCATTCCCCCCGCTGTCCCAGATCCCACTAACTCTTCTATTCTCACTGACACCATCATTCCCTCCCCTGTCCCAGATCCCACAAACTCTTATATTCTCACTGACACCATCATTCCCTCACCTGTCCCAGATCACACTAACTCTTCCATCCCCgtttctactactgctacttcctCTAATTCAACCCCCAATGACATCATCCCCTCTACAATGTCTGCACCTACCCCTATCAATACTACAGTGCccacccccaacaccaccacctTCATCCCCAGTACTAACCCTGCCACAACCACTACCAATACCTCCATCACAACTACATCTGGCCCTATGAATATTACAACTTCCACCCCCCCTACTGACATGAACTTTGACTCTATCCCCACTATTACCCCCACCCCAACTCCCCCTGCCTCCACTGACTCCACCACCCCAACCACCTCTGCGTCGTCCATCTCTAATCTAGTCACAATCACCATTACAGGCATTACTGCCCCAACACCTGTTAACACTAATACTGATACCCATACATCAACAACCCCCATCACTAATGCTTCTAGCCCTACCCTTACTGATACTACCGCCTCAACTTCTACTGACTCGAAAACTCCAACACTAAATAGTCCCATCTCCATAATTGCTTCTGCTGGCAACAACACTTCTACTCCCACCCCCActacctctctgtgtccctcccccaCGAACTCTCTGTGTCCCACTACCTCTCTGTGTCCCACCCTCACTACCCTAATTACTAATTCAGTTACCCCACCTCCATCTCCTGCTGCTACTATAATAACATCGACCCTTAATTCTATGAATGGTGCTTCCAGTCCTACCCATATCTCCATAAACTCCACGGACTCCAACACTACCCAAACCGGAACTCACAATACCAGCGCAACTAACTCTGTCAACTTCACTTCTACCTCAAGCCCCACTAACTCTACTAGTCCTATCCCTACTTGCTCTACCAGCTCAACTTCCACTAACTGTGCTGCTTACACTGCTACTATCCCTAGCAGTCTGATTCCCATTATCTCTAATAATCACTCCCCCACTGTCACTTCTATCCCCACTGCCACTCACTCAACTAACTCCACCAATGTTTCCTCCCCCATATTCTCTTCTACTCACaccactactaacactactagtACCATCCCAACTAACTCTACTAGCCTGACCACTAGCCCCACCCCCATTAACTCTAGCCCCGTCACCACTATCTCTACAGGCTGTTCTAATATCACCACTGCCACTAACTATTCTGTCCTCATCAGTAGCCCCAACCCCATTAACTCTACTACCAACACCCCCACTAACCCTTCAAATCCCACCAACACCACTAAACCTACTAACtatactacacacaccactatctcAATCCCCACTAATTATGTTACTCATAGTCCCACTAACTCTTCTCTTCATAGCCCCACTAACTCTTCCAGTCCAACACCCACTATCTCTGCTAGCCCTACACCAACTAATACTATTCAACCATTACCTGAGGAGAGAATTAGCCTTAATCCTGCAATGGGACTGCTGTCCATGACTAAGGCTACAA ATGACCTGAAtgctgagagggtagagaggaacaAGGAGACAGAAGAGAAACGTAGCAAGGAAGATGTCAGGAGGGCCACAGAGAAAGATAAATAA